A single genomic interval of Antechinus flavipes isolate AdamAnt ecotype Samford, QLD, Australia chromosome 1, AdamAnt_v2, whole genome shotgun sequence harbors:
- the LOC127545807 gene encoding coiled-coil domain-containing protein 74A-like has translation MSCPGPAGGPSLQAPGGLGRQRGAAAPLPPSPEPPAGLLEVGPAPVVVLPPAVPGAPELQKRVLDLEKSLQFVQQQHADTLLSLHAEVDRLRRDNRDLHYKLIMNQKLQRKETKWELFPREVAENQTPCTRAVSELNGARWAGCLWSPKLWRRLLLGHRPSEGPSPSAGVTSSNSHFPKSNSGTVPPGCSRAKHAFCCPKKQEVGESRGEEQDPGIRMEKEPAGAEAMEASAATVTPMVSCQPQFKHVLGITSSLKLPPHLRKLSTLQQCELVIRQLWNANHLQAQELQHLKSALEAGPRQAADGFLVNRSKRALGEKNSSHQCVFSAGSCARVHRRGNRALPGKEILSMKPTALPLVRRAGGPPASKGILALASPGCCGRGGRKDRHQAGMQFPKVADKSAAKKCLILAPIPGAERAVLPALKQTLRNSFAERQKKMQAIQSRRLHRTVL, from the exons ATGAGCTGCCCGGGGCCGGCGGGCGGGCCGAGCCTCCAGGCCCCGGGCGGCCTGGGCCGGCAGCGGGGGGCGGCGGCGCCGCTGCCGCCCAGCCCCGAGCCACCCGCGGGGCTCCTGGAGGTGGGCCCCGCGCCCGTGGTGGTGCTGCCGCCCGCGGTCCCGGGAGCGCCCGAGCTGCAGAAGCGCGTGCTGGACCTGGAGAAGAGCCTGCAGTTCGTGCAGCAGCAGCACGCCGACACTCTGCTGAGCCTGCACGCCGAGGTGGACCGGCTGCGCCGGGACAACCGCG ATCTTCACTATAAACTCATAATGAATCAGAAGCTGCAGCGGAAAG AAACAAAGTGGGAGCTTTTTCCGCGGGAAGTTGCAGAAAACCAGACTCCTTGCACCCGAGCCGTATCGGAGCTGAATGGGGCGCGCTGGGCAGGATGCCTTTGGTCCCCGAAGCTCTGGAGGCGACTCCTGCTCGGGCACAGACCGTCTGAAGGCCCTTCGCCCTCTGCAG GTGTGACTTCTTCCAATTCCCATTTTCCCAAGTCCAACTCGGGCACGGTGCCGCCAG GTTGCTCCAGAGCCAAGCATGCGTTTTGCTGCCCGAAGAAGCAAGAGGTGGGGGAGTCCAGAGGAGAGGAGCAGGACCCCGGCATCAGGATGGAGAAGGAGCCCGCCGG GGCCGAAGCCATGGAAGCCTCGGCCGCCACGGTGACGCCCATGGTGTCCTGCCAGCCCCAGTTCAAGCACGTCCTGGGGATCACGTCGTCGCTGAAGCTGCCCCCGCACCTGCGGAAGCTCTCCACCCTGCAGCAGTGCGAGCTGGTCATCCGCCAGCTGTGGAACGCCAACCACCTGCAGGCGCAAGAG cTGCAGCACCTGAAATCGGCCCTGGAAGCCGGCCCGCGACAGGCAGCCGACGGCTTCCTGGTCAACCGTTCCAA GAGggcattgggagaaaaaaatagtagtCACCAGTGTGTGTTCTCTGCAGGGTCCTGTGCCAG GGTACACAGAAGGGGAAACCGAGCTCTTCCCGGGAAAGAAATTCTCTCGATGAAACCCACGGCTCTTCCCCTGGTGAGACGAGCCGGCGGGCCGCCGGCATCCAAGGGGATCCTGGCTCTGGCTTCTCCAGGCTGTTGTGGCCGAGGAGGCAGGAAGGACAG GCATCAGGCAGGCATGCAGTTTCCCAAAGTGGCCGATAAGAGCGCGGCGAAAAAATG CTTGATCCTCGCTCCGATACCCGGGGCAGAGAGAGCAGTCTTGCCGGCCCTGAAGCAAACCTTGAGAAATAGCTTTGCcgaaagacagaagaaaatgcaGGCCATCCAGAGCCGCCGCCTGCACCGCACGGTCCTGTAG